A segment of the Superficieibacter sp. HKU1 genome:
TTTTTTACGTTACAGCCAGCAAATTCTCGACCTGGTGGACGAGGCGCGCCGGGTGATCGCCGGTGATGAGCCGCAGGGGCTGTTCTCGCTGGGTTCACTGGAAAGCACCGCCGCCGTGCGCATTCCGGCGACGCTTGCGCAGTACACTCAACGTTACCCGAAAATCCAGTTTGATCTGGCGACCGGCCCCTCGGGAACCATGCTGGATGGCGTGCTGGCCGGCACGCTGAGCGCGGCGTTTGTCGACGGTCCGGTTGTCCACCCGACGCTTGAGGGGATGCCGGTTTATCAGGAGGAGATGATGATTGTCGCCCCGGACGGCCACGCCCCCATCGCGCGTGCCAGAGACGTTAACGGCGTCAATATTTACGCCTTCCGCGCTAACTGCTCGTACCGACGCCATTTTGAGAACTGGTTTCACGCCGACCAGGCCACACCGGGCAGAATACATGAGATGGAGTCATATCATGGGATGCTGGCCTGCGTGATTGCCGGCGCGGGCCTGGCGTTGATCCCGCGTTCAATGCTGGAAGCCATGCCGGGTAGCCATCAGGTAGCCGCCTGGCCGCTGGCAGAAAACTGGCGCTGGCTGACCACCTGGCTGGTATGGCGTCGCGGCGGAATGACGCGTTCACTGGAAGCCTTCACAGAGATGGTAAAAGAGACGTTACCAGAAGCGCAGCCATAGGATTATCATATAGATAACGCAGGTGGTTGCGTTAATGCCGGTTCCGGCAGTAGGTTACTTTTTTGTTTTCACGTTAAACGGATAACCATGAACACTAAAGCACGTAAAGTGATGATTATCGGATCGGGTAATGTTGGTGCGTCTGCCGCCTATGCCCTGTTGAATCAGTCAATTTGTGAAGAGTTGATTTTAGTCGATTTAAATAAGCCGCTGGTCGAAGGTCATGTGCAGGATCTCAGCGATGCAGCCGCTTATATGCCCGGCATGGTAACCCTCTCCACGCGCGACGTCAGTGATTGTGCGGATGTCGATATCGCCGTCATTACCGTATCTGGCGGCGCACTGAAGCCAGGACAGACGCGTCTTGATGAGCTGACTAACACCGCAAAAATCGTGAAGAGTATCGTCCCGCAAATGATGGCGGGCGGCTTTAGCGGTATTTTCCTTATCGCCACCAACCCGTGCGATATCATTACCTGGCAGGTATGGAAACTGTCCGGCCTGCCGCGAAGCCAGGTCATCGGCACCGGCGTCTGGCTGGATACCACCCGCCTGCGCCGGACGCTGGCACAGGAGCTGGATAT
Coding sequences within it:
- a CDS encoding L-lactate dehydrogenase — protein: MNTKARKVMIIGSGNVGASAAYALLNQSICEELILVDLNKPLVEGHVQDLSDAAAYMPGMVTLSTRDVSDCADVDIAVITVSGGALKPGQTRLDELTNTAKIVKSIVPQMMAGGFSGIFLIATNPCDIITWQVWKLSGLPRSQVIGTGVWLDTTRLRRTLAQELDIGAQSIDAFILGEHGDTQFPVWSHSSVYGSPISDVYQRHTGKTLDRGLLAEKVRRLGFEIYAGKGCTEYGIAGTIAEICRNIFTGSHRALAISCILDGEYGVSDVAIGVPAVLAQSGVQQVIELHLADDELEKFRHSASVIKANIARLP
- a CDS encoding LysR family transcriptional regulator, giving the protein MDLTQLEMFNAVALTGSITQAAQQVHRVPSNLTTRIRQLEADLGVELFIRENQRLRLSPAGHSFLRYSQQILDLVDEARRVIAGDEPQGLFSLGSLESTAAVRIPATLAQYTQRYPKIQFDLATGPSGTMLDGVLAGTLSAAFVDGPVVHPTLEGMPVYQEEMMIVAPDGHAPIARARDVNGVNIYAFRANCSYRRHFENWFHADQATPGRIHEMESYHGMLACVIAGAGLALIPRSMLEAMPGSHQVAAWPLAENWRWLTTWLVWRRGGMTRSLEAFTEMVKETLPEAQP